A section of the Schistosoma haematobium chromosome ZW, whole genome shotgun sequence genome encodes:
- a CDS encoding hypothetical protein (EggNog:ENOG410VAIR~COG:K), which yields MCDKYIQTNKSDGSKVYLCRLCGSSYKHKKSLNKHWKDKHFTELSNAEGNCQADGELDEGDDGDGDDSEGDGKPLNNSYNTPLSSIENSNLNKLNNKYLEGRENYSYKSPGSVGRTYSMRTENSENCLPDPNHLMSRRMGSEQNENDLKNDIVVSRSNMITELRKSGYLSVPGDHSDRFVVGRKRLSAIPCPSPVVQSKMHGRVSECGVKRVRSPDTDYTNLGSKRRHSVVSRGREECAVDVREKFYESSCSNRNTPDGDIISSCAASRLGVNSVDQHVNEITLDEVKPLDLSVVRVMETEVDCGRPSSGTGVSPGSTVDSVKADAFIVNDSVKVQQEELVSVTPTSTSMENGGKNKKRESRVSRALLIGLLQTALSTLENEVDDKMSESYESSFELSTTSASLLLAVGSLLVTLSEKKSGVCSVAAPVETCASKKNVDEVIEGRLHSGFDGTVMLTTGSEKLVSSSRDCFQVSSDTFPRLVNDHSHSPDDCTSRPLETRKFVGKVEDSCMDRIVESRKDRGSLSAYEYGINENEISFEALDNGPPLTGVEGMKKCDGSEPVIICPVCKFGARWFSELRAHMVNHSEHRMFGCCYCHYRAKWKWDVAKHMRRCPLGRHVSHLQNEALLRIVRYYPPPEDDILYSYFPQNGFPGVGVDHPPTPPINSVKRNDYERVRAYDCESKDCSLFPGRLCDESEVGGMVRGLVCERNVGSENNDVSISVSAANNAHECHALEGDVVKDVGDCEENESGDLVIVDDGDDVGKISEVSGDVTSINGSKERICSTSDQCNRQNEDEDTNKSDLICRVRKCPLCEFHSTDTIEFQTHWNSHCPYTNETVNSTKS from the exons aCAAATAAAAGTGATGGTTCCAAAGTCTATCTATGCAGGCTATGTGGTTCCAGTTATAAACacaaaaaatcactgaataaacATTGGAAAGATAAACATTTTACAGAATTGAGTAATGCTGAAGGAAACTGTCAAGCTGACGGTGAATTGGATGAAGGTGATGATGGAGATGGAGACGATTCCGAAGGTGATGGGAAGCCATTGAACAATAGTTATAACACTCCACTTTCATCTATCGAGAATTCAAATTTAAATAAgctgaataataaatatttagaaGGAAGAGAGAATTATTCATATAAGAGTCCTGGTTCAGTGGGACGGACTTATAGTATGAGGACTGAGAATTCTGAAAATTGTCTACCTGATCCAAATCATTTAATGTCTCGTAGGATGGGCAGTGAACAGAATGAAAATGATCTGAAAAATGATATAGTTGTTAGTAGATCCAATATGATTACAGAGCTACGTAAATCTGGATATCTGTCAGTACCGGGAGATCATTCAGATCGATTTGTCGTTGGTCGTAAGCGTTTGTCAGCCATACCTTGTCCTTCCCCAGTTGTTCAATCAAAGATGCATGGTCGAGTTTCTGAATGTGGAGTGAAACGTGTTCGGTCGCCGGACACTGATTATACAAATCTGGGTAGCAAACGGAGACACAGTGTGGTTTCGCGTGGGAGAGAAGAATGTGCTGTTGACGTGAGAGAGAAATTTTATGAGTCATCATGTTCAAACAGGAACACTCCAGATGGTGACATTATATCCAGTTGTGCGGCAAGTCGGTTAGGTGTGAATTCTGTAGATCAACACGTGAATGAAATTACTTTAGATGAAGTGAAACCACTTGATTTATCAGTTGTAAGGGTAATGGAGACTGAAGTTGACTGTGGACGACCGTCAAGCGGAACGGGTGTTAGTCCTGGTAGCACAGTGGATTCGGTCAAGGCTGATGCTTTTATTGTAAATGATTCAGTTAAGGTACAACAAGAGGAATTAGTGTCAGTAACGCCGACTTCCACTTCAATGGAGAATGGTGGTAAGAACAAGAAAAGAGAAAGTCGTGTCAGTCGTGCTCTgctgattggattgttgcaaaCAGCACTGAGTACTTTGGAGAATGAAGTTGACGACAAAATGAGTGAATCGTATGAATCTAGTTTTGAGTTATCTACCACTTCGGCTAGTTTGCTGTTAGCTGTTGGTAGTCTGTTAGTTACTTTATCTGAGAAGAAGTCGGGTGTGTGTTCTGTTGCTGCTCCCGTCGAAACATGTGCTAGTAAGAAGAATGTAGATGAAGTGATTGAAGGAAGATTGCATTCGGGTTTTGATGGTACTGTTATGTTGACAACAGGTAGTGAGAAGTTGGTTAGTAGTTCTAGGGACTGTTTTCAAGTATCTTCTGATACATTTCCTCGTCTTGTTAATGACCATTCGCATTCACCAGATGATTGTACTTCTAGACCACTTGAAACTCGGAAGTTCGTTGGGAAAGTGGAAGACAGTTGTATGGATCGTATAGTAGAAAGTAGGAAGGATAGAGGATCACTTTCTGCATATGAGTATGGTATTAATGAGAATGAAATTTCATTTGAAGCTCTGGATAATGGACCACCATTAACAGGTGTGGAAGGTATGAAGAAATGTGATGGGTCGGAGCCAGTGATTATTTGTCCTGTTTGTAAATTTGGTGCACGTTGGTTCAGTGAATTGCGTGCTCACATGGTGAACCATTCTGAGCATCGAATGTTTGGTTGTTGTTATTGTCATTATCGAGCGAAGTGGAAGTGGGATGTCGCAAAACATATGCGCCGATGTCCATTGGGTCGTCATGTTTCTCACTTACAGAATGAAGCATTATTGCGTATAGTCAGATATTATCCACCTCCAGAAGATGATATTTTGTATAGTTATTTTCCGCAGAATGGTTTTCCAGGTGTTGGAGTTGATCATCCTCCAACACCACCGATAAATTCAGTGAAACGTAATGATTATGAACGAGTTCGTGCATACGATTGTGAAAGTAAAGATTGTTCATTATTTCCGGGTCGTTTGTGTGATGAGAGTGAGGTAGGAGGTATGGTTAGAGGATTAGTTTGTGAGAGGAACGTGGGAAGTGAGAATAATGATGTGTCGATATCGGTATCCGCTGCTAACAATGCACATGAGTGTCATGCACTTGAAGGAGATGTAGTTAAAGATGTTGGCGACTGTGAAGAAAATGAATCTGGTGATTTGGTGATAGTAGATGATGGTGACGATGTAGGAAAGATATCTGAAGTCAGTGGTGACGTAACAAGTATAAACGGGTCGAAAGAACGTATTTGTTCTACCAGTGACCAGTGTAATCGACAAAACGAAGATGAG GATACTAATAAATCTGATCTAATATGTCGAGTACGCAAATGTCCATTATGTGAATTTCATTCTACAGATACAATTGAATTTCAAACTCATTGGAATTCACACTGTCCTTATACAAATGAAACAGTGAACTCAACTAAAAGTTGA
- a CDS encoding hypothetical protein (EggNog:ENOG410VAIR~COG:K): protein MRTENSENCLPDPNHLMSRRMGSEQNENDLKNDIVVSRSNMITELRKSGYLSVPGDHSDRFVVGRKRLSAIPCPSPVVQSKMHGRVSECGVKRVRSPDTDYTNLGSKRRHSVVSRGREECAVDVREKFYESSCSNRNTPDGDIISSCAASRLGVNSVDQHVNEITLDEVKPLDLSVVRVMETEVDCGRPSSGTGVSPGSTVDSVKADAFIVNDSVKVQQEELVSVTPTSTSMENGGKNKKRESRVSRALLIGLLQTALSTLENEVDDKMSESYESSFELSTTSASLLLAVGSLLVTLSEKKSGVCSVAAPVETCASKKNVDEVIEGRLHSGFDGTVMLTTGSEKLVSSSRDCFQVSSDTFPRLVNDHSHSPDDCTSRPLETRKFVGKVEDSCMDRIVESRKDRGSLSAYEYGINENEISFEALDNGPPLTGVEGMKKCDGSEPVIICPVCKFGARWFSELRAHMVNHSEHRMFGCCYCHYRAKWKWDVAKHMRRCPLGRHVSHLQNEALLRIVRYYPPPEDDILYSYFPQNGFPGVGVDHPPTPPINSVKRNDYERVRAYDCESKDCSLFPGRLCDESEVGGMVRGLVCERNVGSENNDVSISVSAANNAHECHALEGDVVKDVGDCEENESGDLVIVDDGDDVGKISEVSGDVTSINGSKERICSTSDQCNRQNEDEDTNKSDLICRVRKCPLCEFHSTDTIEFQTHWNSHCPYTNETVNSTKS, encoded by the exons ATGAGGACTGAGAATTCTGAAAATTGTCTACCTGATCCAAATCATTTAATGTCTCGTAGGATGGGCAGTGAACAGAATGAAAATGATCTGAAAAATGATATAGTTGTTAGTAGATCCAATATGATTACAGAGCTACGTAAATCTGGATATCTGTCAGTACCGGGAGATCATTCAGATCGATTTGTCGTTGGTCGTAAGCGTTTGTCAGCCATACCTTGTCCTTCCCCAGTTGTTCAATCAAAGATGCATGGTCGAGTTTCTGAATGTGGAGTGAAACGTGTTCGGTCGCCGGACACTGATTATACAAATCTGGGTAGCAAACGGAGACACAGTGTGGTTTCGCGTGGGAGAGAAGAATGTGCTGTTGACGTGAGAGAGAAATTTTATGAGTCATCATGTTCAAACAGGAACACTCCAGATGGTGACATTATATCCAGTTGTGCGGCAAGTCGGTTAGGTGTGAATTCTGTAGATCAACACGTGAATGAAATTACTTTAGATGAAGTGAAACCACTTGATTTATCAGTTGTAAGGGTAATGGAGACTGAAGTTGACTGTGGACGACCGTCAAGCGGAACGGGTGTTAGTCCTGGTAGCACAGTGGATTCGGTCAAGGCTGATGCTTTTATTGTAAATGATTCAGTTAAGGTACAACAAGAGGAATTAGTGTCAGTAACGCCGACTTCCACTTCAATGGAGAATGGTGGTAAGAACAAGAAAAGAGAAAGTCGTGTCAGTCGTGCTCTgctgattggattgttgcaaaCAGCACTGAGTACTTTGGAGAATGAAGTTGACGACAAAATGAGTGAATCGTATGAATCTAGTTTTGAGTTATCTACCACTTCGGCTAGTTTGCTGTTAGCTGTTGGTAGTCTGTTAGTTACTTTATCTGAGAAGAAGTCGGGTGTGTGTTCTGTTGCTGCTCCCGTCGAAACATGTGCTAGTAAGAAGAATGTAGATGAAGTGATTGAAGGAAGATTGCATTCGGGTTTTGATGGTACTGTTATGTTGACAACAGGTAGTGAGAAGTTGGTTAGTAGTTCTAGGGACTGTTTTCAAGTATCTTCTGATACATTTCCTCGTCTTGTTAATGACCATTCGCATTCACCAGATGATTGTACTTCTAGACCACTTGAAACTCGGAAGTTCGTTGGGAAAGTGGAAGACAGTTGTATGGATCGTATAGTAGAAAGTAGGAAGGATAGAGGATCACTTTCTGCATATGAGTATGGTATTAATGAGAATGAAATTTCATTTGAAGCTCTGGATAATGGACCACCATTAACAGGTGTGGAAGGTATGAAGAAATGTGATGGGTCGGAGCCAGTGATTATTTGTCCTGTTTGTAAATTTGGTGCACGTTGGTTCAGTGAATTGCGTGCTCACATGGTGAACCATTCTGAGCATCGAATGTTTGGTTGTTGTTATTGTCATTATCGAGCGAAGTGGAAGTGGGATGTCGCAAAACATATGCGCCGATGTCCATTGGGTCGTCATGTTTCTCACTTACAGAATGAAGCATTATTGCGTATAGTCAGATATTATCCACCTCCAGAAGATGATATTTTGTATAGTTATTTTCCGCAGAATGGTTTTCCAGGTGTTGGAGTTGATCATCCTCCAACACCACCGATAAATTCAGTGAAACGTAATGATTATGAACGAGTTCGTGCATACGATTGTGAAAGTAAAGATTGTTCATTATTTCCGGGTCGTTTGTGTGATGAGAGTGAGGTAGGAGGTATGGTTAGAGGATTAGTTTGTGAGAGGAACGTGGGAAGTGAGAATAATGATGTGTCGATATCGGTATCCGCTGCTAACAATGCACATGAGTGTCATGCACTTGAAGGAGATGTAGTTAAAGATGTTGGCGACTGTGAAGAAAATGAATCTGGTGATTTGGTGATAGTAGATGATGGTGACGATGTAGGAAAGATATCTGAAGTCAGTGGTGACGTAACAAGTATAAACGGGTCGAAAGAACGTATTTGTTCTACCAGTGACCAGTGTAATCGACAAAACGAAGATGAG GATACTAATAAATCTGATCTAATATGTCGAGTACGCAAATGTCCATTATGTGAATTTCATTCTACAGATACAATTGAATTTCAAACTCATTGGAATTCACACTGTCCTTATACAAATGAAACAGTGAACTCAACTAAAAGTTGA